The Meiothermus sp. QL-1 nucleotide sequence CCGTACCCCATAGGGCCCAAGCTCCGCCGCCAGGGCGCGGATGAGCTGGAGAATCCCCGCCTTGGTGGCGGCGTAGACCCCCTGGCCCGGCTCCACCACCAGGGCCCGGATGGAGGCAAAGGCGATGAGGCTACCCCCACCCTGGGCCCGCATGGCCCTGCCCCCGGCCTGGAGGAGGCGGAGGGTGCCTTTCAGGTTCAGGTCCACCACCCGATCCACCTCCTCCTCCGTGTAGTCCAAGAGGGGCTTGCGCACGTTGATGGCCGGGGTGGAAACCAGGGTGTCCAGGCGGCCGTGGGCCTGCACCACCCCTTCCACCAGTCGGGCCGCGGCCTCCTTGTCCCTGAGGTCCAGGGGGTGGGTCTCCGCCTGGCCTCCAGCCCCCAGGAGGGCCTTTGAGGCCTCCCCCGACACCTCCCAGTCTACCAGCACCACCTTGGCTCCGAAGGCGGCCAAAACCTCAGCCAAGGCCCTGCCAATCCCCGAGGCTGTCGCCACCGAATGTTGGCTGATCCCAAGGTGGTGTGCAGCAACGCCAATCCCAGCACTCAAGCGCGTGCAAACATCACAGCCAGGGGTCAGCGTCCCTGGTAAAGTACGGAGCGATGGCCCAGCCCGAAATCCGAGCCGAGATCGAACGGGCCAGGACCCACCTGGCTCGAGGGGAGCCGCTTCGGGCCTTGAGGGTTCTTGACCAAACCTCCTGGGCCGACCTGCACTGGCCGGAGTACTGGCAGCTACGGGCGGAGGCTTTCTTGAGCCTGGGCGAGTTCCGCCACGCGGCCAGCAGCGCCCGAGAGGGCCTGACCGACACCCCAGACCACCTACCCCTGTTGCAGCTCTACACCCAGGCCCTCCTCGAGCTCAAGCAGTGGGATAGGGCCCAGGAAACCCTGGCCCAGGCCTTAGAGCTCTACCCCCACGACTCCAGGCTGCAAGAGCTGGCCCAACAGCTCAAAGAAGGCCTGAAAGCAGGGCCAGAAGCAACCCCTATACCGCGTAAATCCCCCCGCCGGCCCGACCCCGCCCGGCCTGCACCTCCTGAGGGCTGGCTGGTGCCCCTTGTGCTGCTGCTGCTGGCCGCTGGGGTCACGGTCTTTTGGTTATGGCGATACCTGTATTCGTAACGGATTTGCACACGCGAAAAAGTTAGACTTTGGGCATGCACAACCCGATTGGCTCGAGCGAACGGGATTCGGCCCAGTTCAAGCAGAACAAGGACAGCTGGGTGCGGCGCATCGCTGAGTTTCAGGACACCCTGAGCCAGATTCGCCAGGGCGGCGGGCCCAAGGCCATCGAGCGCCAGCACGCCAGGGGGCGGCTCACCGCCCGCGAGCGCATCGCCCGCCTGGTGGACCCCGGCACCCTACCGGAGGAACTCTTCAGCTACGCCGGCTGGCAGATGTACCCCGAGTGGGGGGGAGCACCCGGGGGTGGGGTGGTGACGGCCATCGGGCAAATTGCCGGGCGGGACTGGATGATTATCGCCAACGACGCCACCGTCAAGGCCGGGGCCTTCTTCCCCATCACGGCCAAGAAGGTGATCCGGGCCCAGACCATCGCCCTGGAGAACCGGCTGCCCACGGTCTACCTGGTGGACTCCGCCGGGGTTTTCCTGCCCCTACAGGATGAGGTTTTTCCCGACCAAGACGATTTTGGCCGCATCTTCTACCTGAACGCCCGCATGTCGGCTTTGGGGATTCCCCAAATCTCGGCCATCAT carries:
- a CDS encoding SDR family NAD(P)-dependent oxidoreductase, whose translation is MATASGIGRALAEVLAAFGAKVVLVDWEVSGEASKALLGAGGQAETHPLDLRDKEAAARLVEGVVQAHGRLDTLVSTPAINVRKPLLDYTEEEVDRVVDLNLKGTLRLLQAGGRAMRAQGGGSLIAFASIRALVVEPGQGVYAATKAGILQLIRALAAELGPYGVRANAVAPGPIETPLTAPIKAHPDWYRAYAEKTALGRWGRPEEVAMAVVYLASPAASYVTGTLFLVDGGWTAVDGRFVPPL
- a CDS encoding M48 family metallopeptidase codes for the protein MAQPEIRAEIERARTHLARGEPLRALRVLDQTSWADLHWPEYWQLRAEAFLSLGEFRHAASSAREGLTDTPDHLPLLQLYTQALLELKQWDRAQETLAQALELYPHDSRLQELAQQLKEGLKAGPEATPIPRKSPRRPDPARPAPPEGWLVPLVLLLLAAGVTVFWLWRYLYS